A region of Blattabacterium cuenoti STAT DNA encodes the following proteins:
- the rpsP gene encoding 30S ribosomal protein S16: MSVKIRLKKIGKKHKPIYHIVVADSRSPRDGKFIEKLGTYNPHTDPPSTVLKIQNSVYWLMKGAQPTDTVKSIFSKNGVLLEKHLLEGVRKGGLTKEEHKIKFHTWYKKKYKS, from the coding sequence ATGTCCGTAAAAATTCGTTTAAAAAAAATTGGAAAAAAACATAAACCTATTTATCATATAGTAGTAGCCGATTCTCGTTCTCCTAGAGATGGTAAATTTATTGAAAAATTAGGTACTTATAATCCTCATACGGATCCTCCTTCAACTGTCTTAAAAATACAAAATTCTGTATATTGGTTAATGAAAGGGGCACAACCTACCGATACGGTAAAATCTATTTTTTCTAAAAACGGTGTTTTATTGGAAAAACATTTATTAGAAGGAGTTAGGAAAGGGGGGTTAACTAAGGAAGAACACAAAATAAAATTTCATACATGGTACAAAAAAAAATATAAAAGTTAA